A window of the Budorcas taxicolor isolate Tak-1 chromosome 8, Takin1.1, whole genome shotgun sequence genome harbors these coding sequences:
- the RNF20 gene encoding E3 ubiquitin-protein ligase BRE1A: MSGIGNKRAAGEPGTSVPPEKKTAVEDSGTTVETIKLGGVSSTEELDIRTLQTKNRKLAEMLDQRQAIEDELREHIEKLERRQATDDASLLIVNRYWSQFDENIRIILKRYDLEQGLGDLLTERKALVVPEPEPDSDSNQERKDDRERGEGQEPAFSFLATLASSSSEEMESQLQERVESSRRAVSQIVTVYDKLQEKVELLSRKLNSGDNLMVEEAVQELNSFLAQENTRLQELTDLLQEKHCTMSQEFSKLQSKVETAESRVSVLESMIDDLQWDIDKIRKREQRLNRHLAEVLERVNSKGYKVYGAGSSLYGGTITINARKFEEMNAELEENKELAQNRHCELEKLRQDFEEVTSQNEKLKVELRSAVEEVVKETPEYRCMQSQFSVLYNESLQLKAHLDEARTLLHGTRGTHQRQVELIERDEVSLHKKLRTEVIQLEDTLAQVRKEYEMLRIEFEQTLAANEQAGPINREMRHLISSLQNHNHQLKGEVLRYKRKLREAQSDLNKTRLRSGSALLQSQSSTEDPKDEPAEPKQDPEDLAAQSAASKASQEEVNEIKSKRDEEERERERREKEREREREREKEKEREREKQKLKESEKERESAKDKEKGKHDDGRKKEAEIIKQLKIELKKAQESQKEMKLLLDMYRSAPKEQRDKVQLMAAEKKSKAELEDLRQRLKDLEDKEKKENKKMADEDALRKIRAVEEQIEYLQKKLAMAKQEEEALLSEMDVTGQAFEDMQEQNIRLMQQLREKDDANFKLMSERIKSNQIHKLLKEEKEELADQVLTLKTQVDAQLQVVRKLEEKEHLLQSNIGTGEKELGLRTQALEMNKRKAMEAAQLADDLKAQLEMAQKKLHDFQDEIVENSVTKEKDMFNFKRAQEDISRLRRKLETTKKPDNVPKCDEILMEEIKDYKARLTCPCCNMRKKDAVLTKCFHVFCFECVKTRYDTRQRKCPKCNAAFGANDFHRIYIG, translated from the exons ATGTCAGGAATTGGAAATAAAAGAGCAGCTGGAGAGCCTGGCACATCTGTGCCTCCAGAGAAGAAGACAGCTGTTGAAGATTCAGGGACCACAGTGGAAACAATTAAACTTGGGGGTGTCTCTTCAACG gaggagTTAGACATTCGAACACTGCAAACCAAAAATCGCAAACTGGCAGAAATGCTGGATCAACGGCAGGCCATCGAAGATGAACTCCGTGAACATATTGAAAAACTGGAACGAAGACAGGCCACTGATGATGCCTCACTATTGATTGTCAACCGGTACTGGAGTCAG TTTGATGAAAACATCCGTATCATCCTTAAGCGTTATGATCTGGAGCAAGGTTTGGGAGACCTACTCACAGAGAGAAAAGCCCTTGTTGTGCCCGAGCCAGAACCAGACTCTGATAGCAATCAAGAACGGAAAGATGACCGGGAGAGAG GGGAAGGGCAAGAGCCAGCTTTCTCTTTCCTTGCTACTTTGGCCAGCAGTTCCAGTGAAGAGATGGAATCTCAGCTGCAGGAGCGCGTGGAGTCCTCCCGCCGAGCGGTGTCCCAGATTGTGACCGTCTATGATAAACTGCAAGAAAAGGTGGAGCTCTTATCACGGAAGCTGAACAGTGGAG ACAATCTGATGGTGGAGGAAGCAGTGCAGGAGCTGAATTCCTTCCTTGCACAAGAGAACACGAGGCTCCAAGAACTGACAGACCTCCTTCAGGAGAAGCATTGCACCATGTCTCAGGAG TTTTCCAAGTTGCAGAGTAAAGTGGAGACAGCTGAGTCACGAGTGTCTGTCCTGGAGTCCATGATCGATGACCTGCAGTGGGATATTGACAAAATTCGAAAGCGGGAACAGCGACTTAACCGACACTTAGCAGAAGTCTTAGAACGG GTAAATTCAAAAGGTTATAAAGTGTATGGTGCAGGGAGCAGTCTCTATGGTGGCACAATCACAATCAACGCCCGGAAG TTTGAGGAAATGAATGCGGAGCTTGAGGAGAACAAAGAGTTGGCTCAGAACCGTCACTGTGAGCTGGAGAAACTTCGGCAAGACTTCGAGGAGGTCACTTcacaaaatgaaaaactgaag GTGGAATTACGGAGTGCAGTGGAGGAAGTGGTCAAGGAGACTCCAGAATATCGCTGCATGCAGTCACAGTTCTCCGTGCTGTACAATGAGAGTCTACAGTTGAAAGCACACTTGGATGAGGCTCGGACCCTGCTTCATGGCACCAGGGGAACCCACCAACGTCAGGTTGAGCTCATTGAG CGAGATGAAGTTAGTCTTCATAAGAAGCTGAGGACGGAAGTGATCCAGCTGGAAGATACACTGGCCCAGGTCCGCAAGGAGTATGAGATGCTGAGGATAGAATTCGAGCAGACCCTTGCTGCCAATGAACAAGCAG GCCCCATAAACCGGGAGATGCGCCACCTCATCAGTAGCCTCCAGAATCACAACCACCAGCTGAAAGGGGAGGTCCTAAGGTATAAGCGGAAACTGAGAGAAGCCCAGTCTGACCTGAACAAG ACTCGGCTGCGCAGTGGCAGTGCCCTCCTGCAGTCTCAGTCCAGTACTGAGGACCCTAAGGACGAGCCTGCAGAGCCAAAACAGGATCCTGAGGACTTAGCCGCCCAGTCTGCTGCATCGAAGGCATCTCAGGAGGAGGTCAACGAAATTAAGTCCAAACGCGATGAGGAAGAGCGAGAAcgggaaaggagggagaaagagagggagcgAGAAAGAGAgcgggagaaggagaaggagcgaGAACGAGAGAAGCAGAAACTAAAAGagtcagaaaaagagagagagtctgctaaggataaagagaaagggaaacatgatgacggaaggaaaaaggaagcggAAATTATCAAACAATTGAAGATTGAACTCAA GAAAGCACAGGAGAGCCAAAAGGAGATGAAACTGTTGCTGGATATGTACCGCTCTGCCCCAAAGGAGCAGAGAGACAAGGTTCAGCTGATGGCAGCAGAGAAGAAGTCTAAGGCAGAG TTGGAAGATTTAAGACAAAGACTCAAGGATCTGGAGgataaggagaaaaaagagaataagaaaatggCTGATGAAGATGCCTTAAGGAAGATCCGGGCAGTAGAGGAGCAGATAGAATACCTCCAGAAGAAGCTGGCCATGGCCAAGCAG gaAGAAGAAGCTCTCCTCTCTGAGATGGACGTCACAGGCCAGGCCTTTGAAGATATGCAGGAGCAAAATATCCGTTTGATGCAGCAGCTGAGGGAGAAGGATGATGCAAACTTCAAGCTCATGTCAGAGCGTATCAAGTCCAATCAGATCCATAAGCTgctgaaagaagagaaggaggagctgGCAGACCAAGTTTTGACTCTGAAGACTCAG gtTGATGCCCAGTTACAGGTAGTGAGGAAACTGGAGGAGAAGGAGCACCTGTTGCAGAGCAACATCGGCACAGGGGAGAAGGAGCTGGGCCTTAGGACCCAGGCGTTGGAGATGAATAAACGCAAG GCAATGGAGGCAGCCCAGCTTGCAGATGACCTCAAAGCACAGTTGGAGATGGCTCAGAAGAAGCTACATGATTTTCAGGATGAGATTGTAGAGAACAGTGTCACCAAAGAAAAAGATATGTTCAATTTCAAACGGGCCCAG GAAGACATCTCTAGACTTCGAAGGAAGCTGGAGACCACGAAGAAACCAGACAATGTACCCAAATGTGATGAGATTCTGATGGAGGAGATTAAGGACTACAAG GCACGCCTGACCTGTCCATGTTGCAACATGCGTAAAAAGGATGCTGTCCTTACCAAGTGTTTTCACGTTTTCTGCTTTGAGTGTGTGAAGACCCGCTATGATACCCGCCAGCGCAAATGTCCCAAGTGTAACGCTGCCTTTGGTGCCAACGATTTCCATCGCATCTACATAGGTTGA